GAAGGTCTCGCCGTCCTCCGGCAGCGTCAATTTCTCACCCAGGACCTCGGCGGTGGTCACGAGCTGCACGGGCAGATCACCGAGCAGCGCGCGCAGCTCGGCCGCCTTGTTCTCGTTCGAGGTCGCCAGGACGATGGTCACCACGGGCAACATGAGGTGCTTCGAGGATTAGCGCTCCTCGACCCGAAACTCCACCTGCACCTGTCGAAGCAGCGTGGCGGCCTGCAAAGGCCACTGCCCGGAGTCCTCGTCATGCCTCACTCGCCGGCGGCGGCGGGGAGGCCTCGTCGCGCGGCGGCAGATGAAGCCAGAACCGCGTGCCACCCTCGCGGCGCGCCTCACACGCGATGCTGCCGCCGTGGGCCTCGATGATCTGCCGCGTGATCGCCAGGCCAAGCCCCGTCCCGTGGCCCTTGGTTGTAAAGAACGGCTCGAACAAATGCGTGCGCGTGGCCTCGTCCATACCGCTGCCCTCGTCATCCACCGTCACGTCGAGCCCACCACCCGACGCGCGCCTGACCCTCAGCGTGACCTCTCCGCCGTTGGGCATGGCTTCACGCGCGTTGCGCAGCAGGTTGAACAGCGCTTGTTTGATCTGCGCCTCATCCACGCGCACCGCCGGCAGCGCTTCTTCGATGTCGATGTTCAGCTCGACGCCGTGGCGGCGGAGATCGCCGCTCATGAACACACAGGCTTCGTTCACGAGCTCGTCGATTTGCTCCTCTTCCAGGCGCAACGGCTGTCGCCGGGCCACGGAGAGGTACTGTTCCGTGAGCTGTGTGAGTCGCTCGACCTCGTTCTTGATCGCCCGCAGCAGCGTCACGGCCTCCTTTGTGTCCTCGCGCTCACCCAGATCTTCCTCGAGCAGCTCGACGTTGAGGGCGATGCTCGAGAGCGGGTTGCGCACCTCGTGGGTGACGTGGGCCGCCATCTTGCCGATGGTGGCCAGGCGCTCCGAGCTGAGCAGTTGTTCGTTCGCCCGAGCGATGGCCGCGACCATGCCCTCGAAGGTCGTGGCAAGCTCTCCTATCTCGTCCTTCGAGGGCACCACCGGGTGCGGGCGCAGGTCACCGCGCGCCACGGATTTCGCGCGATCGGTGACCGCGGCCAGGGGTTTCAAGACCCGCCGCGCATAAAACGCCATCAACACGCCCACCAGAAGCGTGAACCCCGAGAGCGCCAGGAGCAGGCGGATTGCCAGTCGCTCCCGCGTGCGCGCGGCGTCGAGCAACGAGTCGACGTTCTGCGCCACACGCTGCTCGAGCTGACTCATGCGCTTCTTCCCCTGCGCACCCCGCGTGACCAGCTCGTCGCGCAGGTTGTCGGCCCGCTTTGCGTCTCCGCGATCGAGAGCATCGAACAGTCGTCCGAGCAGCTCGCGGTCTTGCGCCAAGAAGTCCTCGATGGCCGAGGCCTCTCGGGAGAGATCGACACCCACGGCTCGCACCGACTCGTCACCCGAGCTGGCAAACGCTCGCGAGATGGAAGCCCGGACCTCGCCGAAGGTCTTCGGCCGCCCGATGCGCAGCGACGTCTCGAACCAGACCCGCTTGTCGGTCGGGTTGCGAGCGGTGGTGATGTGGTTCAGCTGCGTGTTCCAGGTGTCCTGGTTGGCAACCAGATCTCGCAACGCGAGCGAGAGCGGCAAGTAACCTCGACGCATCAGGTCGGCCTCGGTGGCTGCGCTGCGCTGTGCAAACACTCCCCACCCCGCCGAGAGCGCAAAGGCGAAGGTCACGAGTGCGTACGACAGCAGCACCCGCGTCGCGACTGTGCGTCGCCCGGGACGCGGACTAAGACGAACCATCGGATGGCCGCGAGCTCTCTTCGAGGACGCTCATCAAATCGACGGCGTCGACCCCCTGATTGCGGAAACGCTTCAGGCCCGACGCACACGCCGTGACCACGAGCCCCCCGCCGAGCTCGCGGTGCTCCGACAAGCGGCGCTCGGTGATACGTGACGCAACCTCGGGCATGGTCTCGGGTAGAAGACCACCACCGCCAGAGCAGAGGGAATCTTCGCGGTTGCGCGCGAACTCGTCCGCCGAACGACCGAGTGCCCGAGCCAGGAGCTGACGCGGAGCATCGTAGATGCCGAGGCCTCGTCCGAGCTTGCACGGATCCTGATAACGCACCGGGGTGCGCGCCAGGCGTGGAACCTGGTTGAACGCACCCAGGCGCGCGCCAGCGAGCTCGACGAGGGTCTTCGGTCCGAGCTCCGACAGCGCGAGCGCGCAGGTTGGGTCGAGCACGACGAACCGCGGCGCGCCCGCCACCGAGGCCCGCAGGCGTTCGACGTTCGCTCGGTATCCGCCAGGATCTCCCGCCAAGAGCAGGGGCAGTCCGCAACAGCCGTCGACCAAGCGCACACCGCCGAACAGCCGTACTGCGACCGCGACGGCGGAGCGAGCCTCCGCGGGCAGCTCCCGTGTGTATTCACAACCCAGCAGCAGCGCCGTCTCGTTCGTCTCGTTGACTCCGGGCTCCTTCCGCAACGATTCGAGGGCAGCGGAGGTCTGCTTGCGGGTCTGCTCGAAGCCGGCCAGGACTGCTTCCGACGCGGCGGGCGCGAGCCCGAGCGCTCGATACTCGGCACGGGCGTGGCCCAGGGTATGCGCGACCTCGTTCTTGTGATCGCACTGCTCCCTGCACGAGAAACAACCGGTGCAAGCCCAGGCCGTCAGTGCCAGCTCCGCGTCTGGCTCGACGTCACCTCGCGCCGCGAACCACGCCAGGCTCATCTTGCCCCAGGGAGTGAGCGAGTCGCGCGGTTCTGCCTCCGACACGGGGCACGCCGCCCGACACAGCTTCGGGCAGTAGCCGCAGGTTTCGAGCGCCGCGCGGCGCTCGTCGAGCAAGGCAAGCGTGCGCTTCATTGGTTGGTCTTGGGCGTTTGACCGCGACCGGCGCCTCGAGATTTCGAGGCCTTCGCGGCTGGGGGAGCCGAATCCTTGCCGTCATCTTGAGGCAGACGCAGCTGAAACTCCGTGCCTTTGGCCGAGCTGTTCACGAGCACGCTGCCACCGTGCTCCTCGGCGATCTTCTTCACGATGGCCAGTCCCAGTCCTGTGCCCCCCGCCTTGCCGGCAGTGACGAAGGACTGAAACAAACGCCCCTCGATCTGCTTCGGGATGCCCGGCCCCGTGTCCCTGACGGCAACCACCAGGTCGCTGCCGTCCAGGCCGGCGCTGATGGTGAGGCGTCCCCCGTGCTCCGCCATCGCTTCGATGGCGTTGCGCGCCAGGTTGTGAATCGCACGCGCCACGCGATTCTCGTCGAAGCGGGCCACTACCTTGGTGTCGATCTCGAGCTCGAGCTCGACCGCGCGCCCGTCCACTTCGTGCCCGAGTTGCCGGGTCAGGTCGGCGAAGAACTTCTTCAAGAACACCCGCCGGATGAAGATCGTGCGCTCGCCCCGCGCGAACTCGAGCACCTCGCGCTGCATGGCGGTCAAGATGTCGAACTGTTTCAAGATCTCCTCGGCGTACTCGGCGCGCTGCTCCGTCTCGTCGGCCTCGGCCATCAGCTGGGTGTAACCGCTGATGACGGTCATCGGTGTCTTGAAGTCGTGGATGACCTGCGACAAGAGCTTGCCGATGGTCGTCAACCGCTCGCTCACCTCTCGAGCTCGGTTGGCCAGGAACAGTCGTACTGCCGTGGACACGTTCGCGCTCACGAGGCGCACCAGGTACAGATCTTCGTCGGTGAACGGCGGCGCCCCGGCCGCGCCGAACAGACCAATGGAGCCGAGCGCCGCGCCGTCGCCCTCCAAATGCAGGGCCAAAACCGGCTCCACTTCGAAGGAAATCCCCAGCGCGAGCTGCTTGTGCCAGCGTGGATCGTCCTTGGCAGAGACCAGGCGGATCGGCTGCTCTTGCTCCATGGCTGTCGAAAGCACACCTTCTCCCGCCTTCACACCGCGGCGCGACAACGGCTCGGCGGCGGTCGAGTCGAAGGCATACTCGACGAGATCACCGCTGTCCTCCTCCGCGAGCATGATGGCAGCGCCGCGAGCGCCGCACGCCGCGGCCAAGCGACTGAGGGCTCCGGTGATGAGCTCTTCGATGGACTGCGCGTTGGCGGTCGCACGCTCCAGATCGAACAGTAGCTCGAGGTCTCGGAGCTTGCGCTCGAGCTGGTCCTTGGTGTCGAGCAGTTGTTTGTTCTTTTGAATCAAGGACAGGAATAGTCGCGAGTTGTCGATGGCAACGGCCGCCTGGGTACTCAGTGCATTGAGCAGGGCCTCGTCCTCCAGCGTGAACTCGGCGCCGTCCTTCTTGTTCAGCACCTGGATGACACCAATGGTGCGGCCCAGGTGATTCTTGAGCGGCATGGCGAGCATCGTCGTCGTTCGGTACCCAGTGAGCTGGTCCCACTGCCGCTCGAACCGTGTGTCACCGTATGCGTCGTTGATCCGGAAGGGTTTGCCCGTCTGGGCCACCGTCCCCGCGATGCCGTGGCCGACCTTCAGTCGAATCGAGCGCACGTTCTGCCCGACCACAAACCGGCTGACCAGCTCGTTCTTGGTCTCGTCGAGCAAGTAGAGCGTCGCGCGGTCGGCCTCGACCAGCTCCGTCACGCGGTCCAGAATCAGCTCCAGGAGCTCATCGAGCTCGAGGGTGGTGCCGATGGCCACCCCGACCTCGCGCAGCGCGGCGCTGACCCGCTCCGCGCGAGAGAGCGCCGCCGCGAGCTCCGAAGGGCTCCTTTCGCCGGGCTTCGGGTCCGCCGCGAGCGCCACGCGTGGGATCACATCATGGACGGGGCTGCAAAATCAAAGCTGAGCTGACCGTGTGTTCAGAGTGGCGCCCCCGAGGCTCCGACGCCGCTGTTCCATCGCGGGGAAAACTGCTTTAACTGACCTCAGAATGGCGCTGAAGCAGCTGAACCTCGTCGTCCGAGGGCGAGTCCAAGGCGTCTTCTTCCGCGCGTCGGCCCAGCGCGAAGCCAAGCGGCTGGGGTTGACGGGGTGGGTGAAGAACCGCAGCGACGGCTCGGTCGAGATGCTGGCCGAGGGTGAAGAGACGAGCATTCGCGAGCTCTACGGCTGGGCACAAAAGGGTCCCAGTGCGGCCCGCGTAGATCGGGTGGACACGCGATGGCGCAGCTTCAGCGGCGACTTTCCCGATTTCCGCATCGTGGACTGAGCAGCGTTGCTGCTCTGGTGGTGTCGCTCGCGACACTGCTGCCGTCAGCTCACGCTTCCTCCCCGAGCGCCGAAGCCCCCGCTGCGCCGCGCCACGATCGCGCACTCGCAGCGCTGCCGGAGGTGCCGAAGATCACGCTGCCGGAACCGACCGCAACGGACCTGGAAGATCTCGATGCGGTCCTCGCACGCATTCGTAGCGACGACGCCACCACCCGCGAGTCGGCCGCGCCCGAGGTGCTCGAGGCCAAGCCGACCTGGGTTGCGGCCATCGCGCGTCGTATCGACACGATTGCGGACAAGGCAAACCGAGACGACATGCGCCGGGCGCTCGACGATGCACGGGGCAAGGCCCGGACCAGCCAGCGCAAGAAGATGGAGGCCGAGGGAAAACGCGGACGGGTGGAGACGCCGGACTACCTGAGCATCTTGATCGCGGCGGCCCAGCCTGCAAACAAGGCCTGGCAAGATCTCGTGGGGGTCGTGGCGCTCAGTCGCATGCTCGCGACCATTGGCACGGTCGAGGCTGCCCGCGAGCTGATCAACGTACACAGCCGTTTCGGCGATTTCTTGCGGGTGGACGTGCAGCTTTTGCTGAGCAAGATGGGGGACAAAGCGGTCGCAGCGCTGGTCGAGGCACGCCGACACAAGGCGGAGAAGATTGCCAAGTGGGCCACACGTCACCTCGACACGATGGGCAAGGCGATCCCGAGCGAGGCGGTGCAGACCGAGGACCACCAGGTGCTCGCCGACGTTCTCAGGGCCTACGGACGCGTGCGCGATCCCGACGCGGCGCGCATCGTGATTTCGTTCGCCAACACCGAGCGGGCCCAGGTGCGCGAGGCGGCGCGTCAGGCGGTGGCGATGATGGGGGAAGTGGCCGGCTGGCAGCTGCGCGACAGCTACGAAGATCAGCTCGGCAAGAAGCCGCCCCGAGACTGGACCTGGGATCGAACCGCGCGCGAACTGTTCGGTGAGCTCGACCGTCAGCGTCTGGCGCAGGTGTACACGCTCTTCGACGAGGGCTCGAAGGCGCGCGGCGAGGGCAACCTCGAAGCAATGCGGGTGGCCTACGACAAGGTGCTCGCGCGCAACCCCCGCTTCGAGCACAAGGACGAGCTGGCGGACGGTTACTTCGAGTTCGCGCGCAGGAAGCTGGACGACGATCGACCCGCGGCACTCACCGCGCTCCGCCGCGCCGAGCGCCTGACTGGCAACGCCGAAGACAAGAAGCGGATCCAGAGCCTGGCGCTGACGCTCGAGGGTGAAGTCCTGGCCGAGAAGGGCATTGCGGATCAAGTACTCTTCAACCGAGCCCTGGAGCTCGACCCAGACAACGGCCGCGCGAAAGACGCACTCGCGCGCCTGCGGAGGGGCGAAGTCCAGAAAAAGAGCGCCACCGGACGCTGGGGCGCCGCCATCGCCATCGCGGTCGGTGCGCTGTTTGCGCTGCTCGCCATCGCCCTCCGCCGAGGCCGCCGCGACGAAGAGCCGGCGCCGGAGCCGGCTGAGGACGCTCCGAAACCCGATGCTGACGCGGGCACCGAAGAAACCCAGCCCGACGACGACCCAAGTTCGTCAAGACCGGACCGCGACAACGATGACTCCGCATCCGTCGCCGCCCCCAAAGCCGATCACGCCGAACCGGCCAATGACGAACCGGCAATACCGACCGACGCCGACGACCCCACCGAGAAGCCAACCGAAGCCCCAACCCCAACCTCAGCGCCCGGCGACGACGACCCGCCCCCATCGAGCTGACGCCACCCTGCAAGCTGTCAGCTCTTCAGTTCAGAGGATTTACAGGAAGGCCGGAAGGGCAGAAGTAAAATTTCTATTTTTTCTCGGCCCTTCCGTCTTCCTGTGAACTCTCTCTCTCCGCCCTTCAAACCCGGAACTCCCCCCGCGCCACCACGACCGCTGAGCCGCCCACCTCCACCCGCTCGACGCTGTCACTCGTGCCACTGACCCGTGCAAACAGCACGCTTGGCCGTCCCAACTCGGCGCCTTGCTCGATGCGGATCTCGTCACCAAAGGCGAGCCGCCCGTGGCGAGCCAGGTGGAGCGCAAGCGGCCCCGCCGCCGAACCCGTCGCCGGATCTTCGTTCACGCCCGCTTCCGGCGCGAACATGCGCGTTTTGTACTCGAGGCCGGAGCCCGCAAACACACTCACGCCGTGCGTGGGCACCCGGGCAAGCCGCGCAAAGTCCGGTCGCACCGCGGCCACCGCCTCGCGTGACGCGAGCGCAACGTAGGTGTGCACGATCCCATTGTCGTAGGACTCGATGGGGAGCTCCGAGCGCTCGACACCCAGCGCCGCACACAGCTCGTCCGCGGCCTCGAAGGTCTTCCAGGTCGGAATCGGCTGTTGCATGCGGCCGAACGTCACCCTGCCGCCTTCGCGCGTGAGCGCCACCGGTACTTCACCCCTGCCGGTCTCCAGACGCATGTCGTCGACCGTCATCGGACTGCCCAGCACGAACGCCGTGCCGAGCACCGGGTGTCCGGCAAACGGCACCTCGCGAGCGGGCGTGAAGATCCGGAGCTTGGCGTGCCCACCTTGCTCGGCGCGCAGCACGAACACCGTCTCGGAGAAGTTCGTCTCGCGCGCCAGTGCCTGCATCGTCTTGTCATCGACGCCGCTGGCGTTGGTGAAGACCGCGAGTTGATTGCCCTCGAGCGGTCGGTCGGTGAAGACGTCGCACACGACGTAGCGCAGGGTTCGCATGCGCGTCAGTCTAGTCGCGAGCCCGAAGCATCCACCCCAAATGCGCGACGGGCACCGCCGGTCTCCCGGGGTGCCCGCCTACCTGTCGACGCACGAGCGTGCTTCGACGATTCAGCTCTTGGCGCGGAGCGCCTCGACGAGCTCGGACTTGTTCATCTTGCTGCGTCCTTCGATCTTGGCGGTCGCCGCGAGCTCTTTCAGCTCGTCGACGCTCTTGCCGTCCAGACCGTCGGCCGCCGCAGCGGCTGCCTTCGGGGCCTTGGAACCCTTGTCCGCCTTCGCGCTCTTCGCCGGCCTTCCGGACGACGACCCACGCTCGACGAACTCGATCAGGGACATCGGGGCGTGGTCACCTCGACGATGACCGAGCTTGATGATGCGCGTGTAGCCGCCCGGCCGCTTCTCGAAGCGCTTGGCCAGATCCACGAACACCTTCTCGACCAGGTCGATCTTCTCCACCTCGCCGCTGTCCTGCACCGTGCCGAAGCGGCGCAGAAATTGGCCAACCTGGGTCTGGGCCGCGAGCCGGCGCGCGCGGTCCTTCTCGCTGAGCTGATCGTTCGGCGTGTAGGCGACAGCACCCAGGCGCTTGGCGCGGGTGATGAGGCGCTCCGCCAAGCGGCGCAGCTCCTTGGCCTTTGCATCCGTGGTCTCGATGCTCTCGTGAGCCACGAGGTTCGCGGCGAGCGCGCGGAACATCGCCCGGCGGTGAGATGTATTGCGGCTGAATTGCCGCCCTGCTTTGCGGTGACGCATGACTTACCGTCTCAGTTCTGGGCCTGCTGCTGCTTCCAGCGCTCGACCATTTGGGGCCAGCTGTCGAACTTCATGCCGAGGCCGAGACCCATCGTCGAAAGGATCTCTTTGATCTCCTTCAGCGACTTGCGGCCGAAGTTCTTGGTCTTCAGCATGTCCTGCTCGGTCTTCTGAACCAGCTCGCCGATCAAGGTGATGTTGGCGTTCTGGAGGCAGTTCGCCGAGCGCACGCTGAGCTCGAGCTCGTCCACCGAACGGAACAGGTTCTCGTTCAGCGGCTCGTCCTCGCCGACCCGGTGCGTGGTAGCTCGTCTCCTCGGTCTCCTCGAAGTTGATCCAGATCGAGAGCTGCTCTTTCAGGATCTTCGCGGCGAACGCCACGGCGTCGGAGGGTTTCACCGCGCCGTTGGTCCAGACCTCGAGCGTGAGCTTGTCGTAGTCGGTGACCTGCCCGACGCGCGCGTTCTGCACGGTGTAGTTCACCTTGCGGATCGGCGAGAAGAGCGCGTCGATCGGGATGGTCCCGATGGGCATCGTCGGGGTCTTGTTGCGCTCGGCGGGCACGTAGCCGCGGCCGACGTTGACCGTCAGCTCCATCGACAACGGGCCCTTCTTGTCGAGGGTCGCGATGGTGTGGTTCGGATTCAGGATCGACAGCCCGTCGACCAGCTGAATGTCGCCAGCGGTGACCAGACCGGGGCCCTCTTTCTCGAGGCGAACCGTGTAGGTGCGCGGCGACTCGGCCTTGAACACCACCTCTTTGAGGTTGAGGATGATGTCGCTCACGTCCTCGACGACGTCGGGGACGGTCGTGAACTCGTGGAGCGCGCCCTCGATGCGGACGGCCGTGATCGCGGCGCCCTGGAGCGACGAGAGGAGCACGCGCCGGAGCGAGTTGCCGATGGTGATGCCGAAGCCGCGCTCGAGCGGCTCACACGTGAACTTGCCGTAGAACTCCGAGGAGCTGTCGGTCTCGATGTGGATCGCCTTCGGTCGAATCAGATCGCGCCAGTTTCGACTCATCATTTGGGTAATCATGTCGTGCCTCCTTCGGGTTCGGAATTAGCGCGGCTGTCTCGATCCAGCGAGGAAACCAGCTTCCTCATCCAGCTCCGCAGCCTGCCCGCTTGGGTTGGCCTGTCGGCCCAGCAATCAGCGTGAATAATACTCGACGACGTACTGCTCACGAATCATCGGCTCGTTGAGCTCGTCGCGCACCGGCATGCCCTTGAACACACCGGAGAAGTTCTCCTTGTCGACGTCGATCCAGCTCGCCCGCTGTTTGTTCTCGGCGGCGGCGAGCGCGGCAGCAACGTAGGCGATCTTCCGGCTCTTCTCGTGGAGCTCGATCTTGTCGTTCGGCTGGACCACGTAGCTCGGAATGTTGACGTGTTTGCCGTTGACCAGGATGTGGCTGTGGCGCACGAGCTGGCGGCCTTGACGCCGGCTGACGGCAAAACCCATGCGGTGCACGACGTTGTCGAGGCGACGCTCGATCAGGCCGAGCATCTCCTCGCCGGTGCGGCCCTTCATGCTGCTGGCCTGGGCGTAGTAGCCCGAGAACTGGCGCTCCAGCAGCCCATAGATGCGGCGCATCTTTTGTTTCTCGCGCAGCCGGAGGCCGTACTCGCTGAGCTTGATGCGGCCCTGACCGTGCTGGCCGGGCGGATACGGGCGACGGGTGACGGCGCACTTCTCGGTGAAGCAGCGATCACCCTTCAAGTAGAGCTTCCCGCTCTCGCGACGGCAGAGTTTGCAAACAGGACCAAGGTAACGTGCCATGACTTCTCTTCCTCTGCTCAGACGCGCCGACGCTTGGGCGGACGACAACCGTTGTGCGGAACCGGGGTGACGTCGCGGATCAGCGATACCTTGAAGCCGGCACCCTGAAACGCACGCAGCGCGCTCTCGCGGCCAGCGCCCGGACCCTTCACGAACACGGCGATGGAGCGCATGCCGTGCTCAGACGCGCGACGCGCTGCCTCTTCGGCGGCGAGCTGTGCCGCGAACGGCGTGCTCTTGCGCGAACCCTTGAAGCCGCGGGAGCCGGAGCTCGCCCACGACACCACGTTGCCGTTCACGTCCGTGATCGTGACGATGGTGTTGTTGAAGGTGGACTTGATGTGCGCGATGCCTGCCGCGACATTCTTCTTGACCTTCTTCTTGGTAGCGCGCTTCTTGCCAGATCCTGCGGTGCTCATGCTGCGGCTTCTTTCGCTCTATTCAGGGTTCACGAACGGCGCCCAGCGGCGCCCTTGCGCGGGCCCTTGCGAGTGCGCGCGTTGGTGTGTGTGCGCTGCCCGTTGACCGGCAGGCCTTTGCGGTGACGGAGCCCGCGGTAACAACCGAGGTCCATCAGGCGCTTGATGTTCTGCTGGATGTCGCGGCGCAGATCGCCCTCGACCTTGTAGCCTGCCTCGATCGTGTCGCGGATCGACTTGACCTCGGACTCGGTCAGCTCGTCGACCTTCTTCTCGGCCGGGATGCCTGCCTTCTTGCAGATCTCGACCGCGTTCTTGTGACCGATGCCGAAGATGTACGGCAGGGCGAACGCAATTTGCTTGCGGCGGGGAAGATCGACTCCGGAGATGCGTGCCATGTTCGGTTACCTGCTCAGCCTTGACGCTGCTTGTGGCGGGGGTTCTCGCAGATCACCCGGACCACACCTTTGCGGCGGACGACCTTGCACTTTTCGCAAACCTTCTTGACGCTGGGACGGACTTTCATGGCGCTACCTGCCTCGTTCTCTGAGTCAGAGCTTTCGGGTGACGTGGCCGCGACTGGGGTCTTGGCTCGAGAGTTTCACTCCCACTCGCGAGCCGGCAATCAGCCGTACCGTCGAGTGCCTCGCCGCGGAGGAGATGCTGGCGCGCACCGTCCTGCCGTCGTCGAGGTGAACGCGAAACATTGCGTTCGGTAACACTTCCTCGATCACTCCGTTGGCTTCCGTATCTCTTCGTTTCGGGCTTTCCTCCGTCACCGCTCGAGCTCACTCTGGATTCGGGCGGTTACCTCGTCTGGAGTTCCGACGCCGTTGATCCGGCGGAGGAGTCCCAACTCTTCGTAAAACGGCAAAAGTGCCGCCGTCATCGCGTCGTACTCATCGAGTCGCTGCTTGACGGTTTCCTCCTGGTCGTCGGCTCGGTGTTCGAGCTCGGCACCCAGGGGCGGGGGGTTATACTTCAGGTGGTAAATTTGTCCAGACCGCTTGTCGATGCGGCGGAGCGTCGCCCTCTCGACCAGCAAATCCCGGGGAACATCGATCTGGAGCACATACTGAAGGGGTGTTCCGCGTTTCGACAGCAGCACCGCCAGGGCCTGGGCCTGGGGCACGGTCCGCGGGAAGCCATCCAGGATGAAACCCTGCTTGGCATCGTCGGCGTCGAGCCGTTCGTCCACGAGACCGATGACGACCTCGTCCGGCACGAGCTTGCCGGAGTTCATGAAGGTCTCGGCTTCTTTGCCGAGCCGCGTGCCCGCCGCCCGCGCGGCGCGCAGCATGTCGCCGGTCGAGATCTTCGGCACTGCGAAGCTCGTGGTCAGGCGATCCGCCTGAGTGCCCTTGCCGCTAGCCGGCGGCCCCACCAACACCACTCGCATTGTTACCTCCGCCCCCCGTTCAGGCGGGCCTCCGCCCGCTGAGCCGTGTGGTCTGCGGACCCGTGAGCCCCTCGTAGCTTCGCGTGATGAGGTGAGCTTCGATCTGGTTCACGGTCTCGAGCGCCACACCGACGACGATCATCAAGCTGGTGCCGCCGAACTGGAAGGGCACCCGAAGTGCCTGGGCAATCACGCTCGGAATGACACAGATGGCCGCGACGTAGATGGCCCCACCCACGGTCAGACGGGTGAGCACGCGGTCCAGGAACTCGGCGGTCTGTTTGCCGGGCCGAATGCCGGGGATGTTGGCTTGCTGTTTCTTCAGGTTGTCCGCGACGTCGACCGGCTGGAACGTGACGGCGGTGTAGAAGAAACAGAAGAAGATGATGAGCGCGGCGAAGAGCACGTTGAACAGCCACTCGCCGCGGTTCAAGTGCGCCGAGAAGGTCGCCATTCCGGGCACGTTGAAGTTGGCCAACGTGGTCGGGAAGAGCAGCAAGCTCGAGGCGAAGATCGGCGGGATCATGCTCGCCATGTTCACCTTGAGCGGCAAATGCGCGCTCTCCCCGCCGTAGATGCGGCGCCCGACCTGACGCCGCGCGTACTGGATCGGGACCTTGCGCTGCGCGCGCTCGAAGAACACGACGATGGAGATGGAGATCAGCATCACCGCGAGCAACAGCGCGACGGTGAGCGGCTGCACGTCTCCGCCGCTGGCCTGCCAGTAACCACCGATGGCGCCCGGGGCGCCGCTGACGATGCTGGCGAAGATGATCAGCGAAATGCCGTTGCCGATACCCCGTTCGGTTGCCTGCTCACCCAGCCACATGATGAGGGCGGTGCCGGTCGTGAGGGTGATCATCGTCAGCAGCCGGAAACCCCAGCCGGGATTGGCCACGACGTCACCAAAACGCCCTCCGCCGATGTCGGCGTCGTTGAGACCTTCGAGGTAGAGCGCGACGCCAAAGGACTGAAAGCTCGACAGCACGATGGTGCCGTAGCGGGTGT
This sequence is a window from Myxococcales bacterium. Protein-coding genes within it:
- the rpsK gene encoding 30S ribosomal protein S11, translated to MSTAGSGKKRATKKKVKKNVAAGIAHIKSTFNNTIVTITDVNGNVVSWASSGSRGFKGSRKSTPFAAQLAAEEAARRASEHGMRSIAVFVKGPGAGRESALRAFQGAGFKVSLIRDVTPVPHNGCRPPKRRRV
- the rpsM gene encoding 30S ribosomal protein S13 — protein: MARISGVDLPRRKQIAFALPYIFGIGHKNAVEICKKAGIPAEKKVDELTESEVKSIRDTIEAGYKVEGDLRRDIQQNIKRLMDLGCYRGLRHRKGLPVNGQRTHTNARTRKGPRKGAAGRRS
- the rpmJ gene encoding 50S ribosomal protein L36; its protein translation is MKVRPSVKKVCEKCKVVRRKGVVRVICENPRHKQRQG
- the infA gene encoding translation initiation factor IF-1, whose translation is MTEESPKRRDTEANGVIEEVLPNAMFRVHLDDGRTVRASISSAARHSTVRLIAGSRVGVKLSSQDPSRGHVTRKL
- a CDS encoding adenylate kinase, with protein sequence MRVVLVGPPASGKGTQADRLTTSFAVPKISTGDMLRAARAAGTRLGKEAETFMNSGKLVPDEVVIGLVDERLDADDAKQGFILDGFPRTVPQAQALAVLLSKRGTPLQYVLQIDVPRDLLVERATLRRIDKRSGQIYHLKYNPPPLGAELEHRADDQEETVKQRLDEYDAMTAALLPFYEELGLLRRINGVGTPDEVTARIQSELER
- the secY gene encoding preprotein translocase subunit SecY yields the protein MAVVRGFSNITKVPELRRRLLFTLMIIAIYRVGVFITTPGVDRAVMKSIVSGQGGLLGLFNLFSGGALENLSIFALGIMPYISASIIMQLLGMVSKQVEEMRKEGESGRRKLEQYTRYGTIVLSSFQSFGVALYLEGLNDADIGGGRFGDVVANPGWGFRLLTMITLTTGTALIMWLGEQATERGIGNGISLIIFASIVSGAPGAIGGYWQASGGDVQPLTVALLLAVMLISISIVVFFERAQRKVPIQYARRQVGRRIYGGESAHLPLKVNMASMIPPIFASSLLLFPTTLANFNVPGMATFSAHLNRGEWLFNVLFAALIIFFCFFYTAVTFQPVDVADNLKKQQANIPGIRPGKQTAEFLDRVLTRLTVGGAIYVAAICVIPSVIAQALRVPFQFGGTSLMIVVGVALETVNQIEAHLITRSYEGLTGPQTTRLSGRRPA